Part of the Halodesulfovibrio sp. genome is shown below.
AGGTTCTGCAACAGCACGATGCCATCGATAACGTGTCGTAATCACGTCTGAAAAAAACTCTTCTGCAGTCTGACCACCAAATTGATCTGGAGAATAAGAATTTGATAAAAAGATTAATACTGCTACCAGCGCATCCTTATAAGCATAGTTTGCCTCAACCATTCTTGCAGTTACTCCAGAATCCCATTCAGGCTTTGCAAGCGCTGTAAGTTCACGTTTGAATTCCGGAAGTGAATTTATATAACTTAGCGATGGCTCTAACTTTCGTGAACATGATGCTGACTTATAAACCTTGGAACCTCTCTCTTTAGATATTTTGTATTCTAGCGCTATCTCAACAGCCTTATCTCTCCGCCGTTTAACTATCTGCAGCCATTCGTCTCTATACTTACGAACTAATGTTGCCCCTAAATGCCGACCAAATCCCCCCTTTATTTGTGTCTGGTTATGGCAATGCAAACACAATGGAACTAAATTATCTAACGAGTTGTTTTCTGGATTCTCATCTATATGATGAATCTGAACATATTTACCTAACTCTTGACAAACACAGCACGTCCTATCAGCCATATACAAAACTTCTGCAGCGATATCATTTGGAATCGATTTTCTTTTTTTCATATCTTACCGTTATCCAGCATCA
Proteins encoded:
- a CDS encoding HNH endonuclease signature motif containing protein, which translates into the protein MKKRKSIPNDIAAEVLYMADRTCCVCQELGKYVQIHHIDENPENNSLDNLVPLCLHCHNQTQIKGGFGRHLGATLVRKYRDEWLQIVKRRRDKAVEIALEYKISKERGSKVYKSASCSRKLEPSLSYINSLPEFKRELTALAKPEWDSGVTARMVEANYAYKDALVAVLIFLSNSYSPDQFGGQTAEEFFSDVITTRYRWHRAVAEPQGGGTGGTIMNVLCTGAVLEDVIKMVEDMVMALVQYDDSFDWKGWPEAWRNA